A segment of the Vibrio sp. YMD68 genome:
GTACGTCATGTCGTGCACGTATTCGCACTCATAGTGGCCAGTTTGTCGGCGAGGCAAAAAGTGGCAGTGCCAATATCCTGTTAGGGGTTGATGTCGCGATGTCGTCTATTATGCATGCCATTGAAGCTGCGGCTCATCAAGGTGGGCTAACTGACGCCGACTACCAATCCATGCATGTCGGCTTAGCCCTTGCTGGTGCAGAACAAAAATCGGCTTGGCAGAGCTTCATGGCACTGGAACACCCATTTGCCAGCATCACATTAAACACCGATGCGTACGGAGCTTGCGTCGGTGCTCATAATGGTCAAGACGGTGCAATCATGATTGGTGGCACGGGTTCTTGTGGCATTTTGTTAAAAGATGGCCAGCAACATGTGGTTGGAGGTCGAGAGTTTCCCATTTCAGATCAAGGGGGAGGCGCAGTGATGGGTTTAAGGCTCATTCAACAAGTGCTTTTGACTCAAGATGGCATTCGCCCTGATACCGCCCTATCTCAACATGTTATGTCGCATTTTAATAACGACGTAGACCAAATTGTTGAATGGTCAAAGACCGCAATTCCAAAGGATTACGGTCAGTTTTCACCGGTTATTTTCCAGCTAGCAAACGAAGGCGATGAACTTGCCATCGAGATGCTCAGACAAACAGCCAACGATATAGAAATGTTCTTAATCGCGCTGAACAAAAAGGGAGCAAATCAAATTTGCCTAATGGGAAGCATCGCACAGCGTATCGTTGCATGGTTGTCCCCCCCTGTTCAGCAGTGGATCGTTGAGCCACAGTTTGATGCCATCGAAGGGGCGTTAATGTTTGCTGGCAATACTAAGCACAACCTGTACTGAGGATCCACATGATGAGTTACCGCGTCGATTTAGCAGTACTTTCGGAGCAAAAACAGTTTTGCCGATTTGGACTTACGCTACACAATTTAAGTGATCAAGACATCAACAATTGGTCGTTCAATTTTATTATGGATAGGTTTATCCAGCCTGATAGTTTGTCCAATGGGGTATTGAATCAAATTGGAAGTTTCTGTGTATTAACACCAAAACAAGAAACCCTCAAAGCGAATGCCCACTTTTATTGTGAATTTAGCATCAATACTGCCCCACTTCGTTTTTATACCGATGGCCTTAAAGGTGCGGTGCTCATTGACGCCGAAACGGATGAGCATCATAGCGTTGCTATCACCCCTATTGCGCTGGCTTCACCACACAGAAAACGCGCTGAAGTGCCTGACGTGGCTGCTGCGGAGATCGCGATCATTCCACAGCCCGTAAAGTTAGACGTTTTACCGGGTCATTACGTATTCAATAAAAAGAGTCAAATTACCCTTCTCACTAGCCGAGCAGAAGAAGCTGCAACTTGGCTGCAAGTTGAGCTCAATACGCTGTTTGATTTTAGTATGCAATCTATTGGCAAAGGCGATATTCGATATAGAAAAAATCCGATTCTTGACGAGGGTGATTATCAACTGACCATTGACCAAACAGGCGCCTGTTTAGAAGCGAATTCAGCGTCTGGATTTGTTCATGCCAGTGCCACTTTTATGCAGCTTTTAAAAGCAACGGGTGAAGATAACCAACTCAGCGCACCTTGCATAAAAATCAGCGATTCACCACGTTTTAAATATCGCGGCATGATGCTTGATTGCTCTCGCCATTTTCATCCCGTTGAACGAGTCAAACGTCTGATTAACCAACTGGCTCACTATAAGTTTAATACCTTTCATTGGCACCTTACCGATGATGAAGGTTGGCGCGTTGAAATTAAGGCTTTCCCACAGTTAACAGACGTCGGTGCAAGTCGGTCACAGCAGTCAGCTCTAGAGCCTCAATTTAGTCACATCGATCAAGCTTATAGTGGTTATTACACTCAAGAAGAGATCAAACACGTCATCGCATTTGCTGAGCAACGTGGCATTACCATCATCCCTGAGATTGATGTCCCTGGGCACTGCCGCGCTGCCATCAAAGCATTGCCAGATCTTCTTGTTGATCGTGCTGATCAATCTCAATATCGCAGCATTCAAAACTATACGGATAACGTGCTGTCACCAGGCCTAGAGGGGACTTACGAGTTCTTAGAGCGAGTGCTTGAAGAAGTGGCCGAACTTTTCCCATCAAAGTGGGTACATATTGGCGCTGATGAAGTGCCTCATGGGGTGTGGGAAAAAAGCGCAAAATGCCAAGCACTAATGAAACAGCAAGGCTATACCGACACGAAAGAATTACAGGGACACTTGCTTCGTTTTGCTGAAACGAAACTCCGCTCCCTAGGAAAAAGAATGGTGGGCTGGGAAGAAGCTCAGCATGGGGACAAAGTCAGTAAAGAAACCGTTATTTATTCTTGGTTGAGTGAAGAAGCG
Coding sequences within it:
- a CDS encoding N-acetylglucosamine kinase, whose amino-acid sequence is MTLFYVGIDGGGTSCRARIRTHSGQFVGEAKSGSANILLGVDVAMSSIMHAIEAAAHQGGLTDADYQSMHVGLALAGAEQKSAWQSFMALEHPFASITLNTDAYGACVGAHNGQDGAIMIGGTGSCGILLKDGQQHVVGGREFPISDQGGGAVMGLRLIQQVLLTQDGIRPDTALSQHVMSHFNNDVDQIVEWSKTAIPKDYGQFSPVIFQLANEGDELAIEMLRQTANDIEMFLIALNKKGANQICLMGSIAQRIVAWLSPPVQQWIVEPQFDAIEGALMFAGNTKHNLY
- a CDS encoding family 20 glycosylhydrolase, which translates into the protein MSYRVDLAVLSEQKQFCRFGLTLHNLSDQDINNWSFNFIMDRFIQPDSLSNGVLNQIGSFCVLTPKQETLKANAHFYCEFSINTAPLRFYTDGLKGAVLIDAETDEHHSVAITPIALASPHRKRAEVPDVAAAEIAIIPQPVKLDVLPGHYVFNKKSQITLLTSRAEEAATWLQVELNTLFDFSMQSIGKGDIRYRKNPILDEGDYQLTIDQTGACLEANSASGFVHASATFMQLLKATGEDNQLSAPCIKISDSPRFKYRGMMLDCSRHFHPVERVKRLINQLAHYKFNTFHWHLTDDEGWRVEIKAFPQLTDVGASRSQQSALEPQFSHIDQAYSGYYTQEEIKHVIAFAEQRGITIIPEIDVPGHCRAAIKALPDLLVDRADQSQYRSIQNYTDNVLSPGLEGTYEFLERVLEEVAELFPSKWVHIGADEVPHGVWEKSAKCQALMKQQGYTDTKELQGHLLRFAETKLRSLGKRMVGWEEAQHGDKVSKETVIYSWLSEEAALKCAKQGFDVVLQPAQHTYLDMAQDYAPEEPGVDWANVLPLEQAYRYEPLAEIPDSDPIKKRILGIQCALWCEIVTTQERMDYMVFPRLTAMAEACWTNKPQRDWNNYLTRLKGQLPLLNKHGIQYCSPWKKD